From the Leptolyngbya sp. O-77 genome, one window contains:
- the leuD gene encoding 3-isopropylmalate dehydratase small subunit, producing the protein MSQVQAISGRGIPLVGDDIDTDRIIPARFLKCVTFDGLGTHAFEDDRAQLQGQHPFDQPQYQGAEVLVVNRNFGCGSSREHAPQAIAKWGIKALVGESFAEIFFGNCVAMGIPCVTATGDDVKALQGAIAAHPQATVTVDLSAMTATCGDVSIPVLMGEGPRQMFLSGSWDATGQLVAQTEQIKATAAKLPYVAWSHA; encoded by the coding sequence ATGAGTCAAGTTCAAGCAATTTCCGGTCGCGGCATTCCTCTAGTGGGCGACGACATCGACACCGATCGCATCATTCCAGCGCGGTTTCTCAAATGCGTTACGTTCGACGGGCTGGGAACCCATGCCTTTGAGGACGATCGCGCTCAGTTGCAGGGGCAGCACCCGTTTGACCAGCCACAATATCAGGGCGCAGAGGTGCTGGTGGTGAATCGCAACTTTGGCTGTGGCTCTTCGAGAGAACACGCACCCCAGGCGATCGCCAAGTGGGGCATCAAGGCGCTGGTGGGCGAGAGCTTTGCCGAGATCTTCTTTGGCAACTGCGTGGCGATGGGGATTCCCTGCGTCACGGCGACAGGCGACGACGTAAAGGCGCTGCAAGGGGCGATCGCCGCTCATCCCCAGGCAACGGTAACAGTCGATTTGAGCGCGATGACCGCCACCTGCGGCGACGTGTCAATTCCAGTGCTAATGGGTGAGGGGCCGCGTCAGATGTTTCTCTCTGGCAGTTGGGACGCAACGGGACAACTGGTGGCACAGACAGAGCAGATTAAAGCCACAGCAGCAAAGCTGCCCTACGTCGCTTGGAGCCATGCCTGA